A portion of the Pedobacter cryoconitis genome contains these proteins:
- a CDS encoding N-acetylglucosamine kinase: MILVADSGSSKTDWLGYKDGKTISFSTQGINPYFLNAQDIFKIFTKLKVTEEFAADVREIYFYGSGCSTPDKHEVISNGLSLYFPKAFISVENDLIGCAYATCGDQKGLICILGTGSNVSYFDGVSTYDSNYGLGYILGDEGSGTTFGKKIVTSYLYEQMPEDLRSLFAAEFNTDKETIITNVYQKPFPNTYLAGFSKFMYPNREHPFINQLLIDGFQEFIDVNIKNFKDYKTLDCHFVGSVAYYYQDTLKQVCELNGLKLGRIMQKPIEGIYNYILKKEGIL; encoded by the coding sequence ATGATTTTAGTAGCAGATAGCGGTTCTTCAAAGACAGACTGGCTGGGGTATAAAGATGGTAAAACCATCAGTTTTAGCACACAGGGCATAAATCCTTATTTTTTAAATGCACAGGATATCTTCAAGATATTCACGAAATTGAAAGTTACAGAGGAGTTTGCGGCTGATGTCCGGGAGATTTATTTTTACGGTTCAGGTTGTTCTACTCCTGACAAACATGAGGTTATTTCCAATGGTTTATCGTTATATTTCCCTAAGGCTTTTATCAGTGTGGAGAATGATCTGATTGGTTGTGCTTATGCAACTTGCGGTGATCAGAAGGGTTTGATTTGTATCCTGGGTACCGGCTCTAATGTGTCTTATTTTGATGGAGTCTCTACTTATGACAGCAATTATGGCTTAGGTTATATCCTGGGTGATGAAGGCTCTGGTACTACTTTCGGAAAGAAGATAGTAACATCTTACCTATATGAGCAGATGCCTGAGGATTTGCGGAGCTTGTTTGCTGCAGAGTTTAATACGGATAAGGAAACTATCATCACTAATGTTTACCAAAAACCGTTTCCTAATACTTATTTAGCGGGCTTCAGTAAGTTTATGTACCCGAACAGGGAGCATCCTTTTATCAATCAGCTATTGATTGATGGTTTCCAGGAGTTTATTGATGTAAATATTAAGAATTTTAAGGATTATAAGACGCTGGATTGTCATTTCGTAGGGTCTGTTGCTTATTATTATCAGGATACGCTGAAACAGGTTTGCGAGTTGAATGGGTTGAAGTTAGGAAGGATTATGCAAAAG